The following coding sequences lie in one Methanothermobacter sp. MT-2 genomic window:
- a CDS encoding 30S ribosomal protein S6e, whose product MTFKIVISDKEKSIQMEVDPSKERKLIGLAIGDEFEGSIIGLKGYKLKITGGSDKDGFPMRKDIPGPRRVRSLVSAGPGYKPKRKGERRRKTLRGNVISEDIVQINTIITKRGDKPLEELISAEEE is encoded by the coding sequence GTGACTTTCAAGATAGTAATTTCTGATAAAGAAAAAAGCATCCAAATGGAAGTTGACCCCTCAAAGGAGAGGAAACTCATCGGACTTGCAATAGGAGACGAATTCGAAGGTTCGATAATCGGACTAAAAGGCTACAAGTTAAAGATAACTGGTGGAAGCGACAAAGACGGTTTCCCAATGAGAAAAGACATACCAGGCCCCAGACGAGTGAGAAGCTTGGTCTCAGCAGGCCCAGGTTACAAGCCGAAACGTAAAGGTGAAAGAAGGCGCAAAACCCTAAGGGGAAACGTTATATCCGAGGATATCGTGCAAATAAATACTATCATAACTAAAAGGGGCGATAAACCCCTAGAAGAACTCATAAGTGCCGAGGAAGAATAA
- a CDS encoding translation initiation factor eIF-2, subunit gamma gives MKKQSEINIGLVGHVDHGKTTLTKALSGVWTDTHSEETKRGISIRLGYADITFRECPKCPPPQRYTTKETCEYCNSKTKFLRKVSFVDAPGHETLMATMLSGAAIMDGAILVIAANEPCPQPQTKEHLMALDVIGVKDVIVVQNKIDIVSKERALENYKEIKEFVKGTCAADAPIIPVSAQQGANIDILIQAIEENIKTPKRDLKKPARMYVARSFDINKPGATPDQLKGGVIGGSLIQGKFKVGDEIEIKPGIQIKKDGRSSWNSLYSEIVGLVAGGEPMDEVKPGGLVGVGTKLDPSLTKADSLSGSVVGKPDTLPPVRHSLTIETHLLERIVGTEEEAKVEPIRTNEPLMINVGTTTTVGVVTSAREDEADITLKLPACAEDGQRIALSRRVGARWRLIGYGIIK, from the coding sequence GTGAAAAAACAATCCGAGATAAACATCGGCCTCGTGGGACATGTCGACCATGGGAAGACAACCCTCACAAAGGCCCTATCAGGGGTGTGGACAGACACCCATAGCGAAGAGACAAAAAGGGGAATATCCATCCGACTAGGATATGCGGATATAACCTTCAGAGAATGTCCCAAATGTCCACCACCCCAACGCTACACAACAAAGGAAACATGCGAATACTGCAACTCTAAAACAAAATTTTTAAGGAAAGTATCATTCGTGGATGCACCAGGCCACGAAACACTCATGGCAACAATGCTATCAGGCGCCGCTATCATGGACGGCGCAATACTTGTAATAGCCGCCAATGAACCCTGTCCACAGCCACAAACAAAAGAACATCTCATGGCCCTCGATGTTATAGGAGTCAAAGATGTTATAGTCGTCCAGAACAAAATAGACATCGTATCAAAAGAAAGAGCCCTTGAAAATTATAAGGAGATCAAAGAATTCGTGAAAGGCACATGCGCAGCTGACGCGCCCATAATACCAGTATCCGCCCAACAAGGAGCTAACATCGACATACTAATCCAAGCAATAGAAGAGAATATTAAAACCCCTAAGAGAGATCTTAAAAAGCCGGCTAGGATGTATGTGGCCCGTTCTTTCGATATAAACAAGCCTGGAGCCACACCAGACCAGTTAAAAGGCGGGGTTATCGGCGGATCATTAATCCAGGGCAAGTTCAAGGTTGGGGATGAGATAGAGATAAAACCTGGTATACAAATCAAAAAGGATGGCAGATCATCTTGGAACAGCCTCTATTCAGAGATCGTGGGACTAGTTGCCGGTGGAGAGCCAATGGATGAGGTTAAACCAGGAGGTCTTGTAGGTGTCGGCACCAAACTAGACCCCTCACTTACAAAGGCAGATTCACTTTCAGGTTCTGTAGTCGGTAAACCAGATACATTACCACCGGTTAGACATTCACTCACAATTGAAACACACCTACTGGAGAGGATTGTGGGCACTGAAGAGGAAGCAAAAGTAGAGCCCATAAGAACAAACGAACCCCTAATGATCAATGTAGGGACAACAACCACAGTAGGTGTTGTGACCTCTGCAAGAGAGGACGAAGCAGACATCACATTGAAGTTACCAGCTTGTGCAGAGGATGGCCAGCGAATAGCATTATCAAGGCGAGTAGGTGCAAGATGGAGGCTGATAGGTTATGGTATCATCAAATAG
- a CDS encoding inorganic pyrophosphatase, giving the protein MNLWKDITPGPSIPEIVYAIIEIPKGSRNKYEYEKDLGAFSLDRVLYSPFFYPADYGIIPQTLYDDGDPMDILVLIDEATFPGCIIESRPIGLMKMIDSGDQDDKILAVPVNDPHYKDVNDINDIHPHILKEIAHFFKEYKKLEGKNTKVIGWENHQKALDAVMHSVELYKEKYLK; this is encoded by the coding sequence ATGAATCTCTGGAAAGATATAACCCCCGGACCATCAATCCCAGAAATTGTATATGCCATAATCGAAATACCAAAGGGTTCAAGGAACAAATATGAGTATGAGAAGGACTTGGGAGCCTTTTCACTCGACAGAGTATTATATTCACCATTCTTCTACCCAGCAGATTATGGTATAATACCCCAGACACTCTATGACGACGGAGACCCAATGGACATCCTAGTACTAATAGATGAAGCCACATTCCCAGGTTGCATCATCGAATCAAGGCCAATAGGCCTCATGAAAATGATCGACAGCGGCGACCAGGACGATAAAATACTAGCAGTGCCGGTCAACGACCCCCACTATAAAGATGTGAATGATATCAATGATATCCACCCACATATCTTAAAAGAGATAGCACACTTCTTCAAAGAGTATAAGAAACTTGAAGGTAAAAATACCAAGGTAATCGGATGGGAAAACCATCAAAAGGCCTTAGATGCCGTCATGCACTCAGTAGAATTATATAAAGAAAAGTACCTAAAATAA
- a CDS encoding DNA-directed RNA polymerase subunit E', translated as MYYKTKIIDTVRIPPHRFEEPLEEVTFDILNETYVGKMDKKLGQMLTVTDIEEIGIGKVIMGDGAAYHEVTFNALFFKPELQEIVEGEVIEIAEFGAFVRIGPMDGLVHVSQVTDDYITYDAKKRVLVGKETNRRLEEGNRVRARIVSISLKEEGKIKIGLTMRQPGLGRLEWIEEEKRKSKK; from the coding sequence TTGTATTATAAAACAAAGATCATAGACACAGTTAGAATACCACCACACCGTTTTGAAGAACCCCTAGAGGAGGTTACATTCGACATACTCAACGAAACCTATGTAGGTAAAATGGATAAGAAACTTGGACAGATGCTCACAGTAACAGACATAGAAGAGATAGGAATAGGCAAAGTTATAATGGGTGACGGGGCCGCCTACCATGAAGTAACATTCAACGCACTTTTCTTCAAACCAGAACTCCAAGAGATAGTTGAAGGTGAAGTGATAGAGATAGCAGAATTCGGCGCATTTGTAAGGATAGGGCCGATGGACGGTCTGGTCCATGTTTCACAGGTTACAGACGACTACATAACCTATGATGCTAAAAAACGCGTCCTAGTCGGTAAAGAGACCAACAGGAGACTTGAAGAAGGCAACCGTGTGAGGGCGAGGATAGTGTCCATAAGCCTTAAAGAAGAAGGTAAGATAAAAATAGGCCTCACAATGAGACAACCAGGACTCGGGAGACTCGAATGGATCGAAGAAGAGAAGAGGAAGAGTAAAAAATGA
- a CDS encoding DNA-directed RNA polymerase subunit E'': MTLKACTKCKRITEEEHCPECGGLTSTNWSGVLIIINPEKSRIARELSITKPGEYALRVR, translated from the coding sequence ATGACGCTGAAAGCATGCACCAAATGTAAAAGGATCACAGAAGAGGAACACTGTCCAGAATGTGGAGGTTTAACCTCCACTAATTGGAGTGGAGTGCTAATCATAATCAACCCCGAAAAATCGAGGATAGCCAGGGAATTATCCATCACCAAACCCGGAGAATATGCGCTGAGGGTTAGATAG
- a CDS encoding 30S ribosomal protein S24e, whose amino-acid sequence MEIKIIEEKDNPLLSRTEITFECLYHGEPTPTILEVKKKLVAMLNSDNDLLVVDTLKPYFGEGKAKGYAKVYQDKKALEEIEPKHIIEKNSEEKAETEGEE is encoded by the coding sequence ATGGAGATCAAAATAATCGAAGAAAAAGATAATCCACTCCTTTCAAGGACTGAGATAACATTCGAATGTTTATATCATGGAGAACCAACACCAACAATACTCGAAGTCAAAAAGAAGCTAGTTGCCATGCTAAACTCTGACAATGACCTTCTAGTTGTAGACACCCTAAAACCATACTTCGGAGAAGGCAAGGCCAAAGGATATGCGAAAGTCTACCAGGACAAAAAGGCATTAGAAGAAATCGAACCAAAACATATCATAGAAAAGAACTCGGAAGAGAAAGCGGAAACTGAGGGAGAAGAATGA
- a CDS encoding 30S ribosomal protein S27ae, with protein MSKHRLYEVKDDKIKRKNPFCPRCSSGVFMADHGDRYACGKCGYTQWKNR; from the coding sequence ATGAGCAAACATAGATTATATGAAGTCAAAGACGATAAAATCAAGAGAAAGAACCCATTCTGTCCCAGATGTTCAAGTGGAGTTTTCATGGCAGACCATGGGGACAGATACGCCTGTGGAAAGTGTGGATACACCCAATGGAAAAACAGGTAG